In a genomic window of Corynebacterium choanae:
- the uvrC gene encoding excinuclease ABC subunit UvrC: MADPSTYRPAPGSIPTDPGVYKFRDAEQRVIYVGKAKSLRQRLNSYFADLSQLHPRTRQMVTAASSVEWTVVGSEVEALQLEYTWIKKFDPRFNVKYRDDKSYPYLAVSVGEQFPRAFVYRGPRKRTIRYFGPYSHAWAIRETLDLLTRVFPMRTCSKGVFQRHQTLGRPCLLGYIDKCCAPCVDRVSAAEHREIVDGFVRFMAGRTDQVVATLTQQMQAASEELDFEKAARLRDDLGAIEKVMERQAVVFGDGTDADVLAAYIDELEVSLQLFHVRQGRIRGQRGWVVERSGQRGNAALGDGTGLPDNQGDNEHKGRNTDSADDAVSTDAVPADVAELVQHFLVQFYTDAVEATGEVDTAITRRGVDRDEHRDLSEVSPVPKEVLLNVAPADVEQTAAYLSRLRGSTVAVRIPQRGEKAALLETVEKNAAEALRRHKTKRVGDLTARSEALNDIAAALGMSQAPLRIECTDISHISGHDVVASLVVFEDGLPKKSDYRRYKIRYAAGDGHSNDVASIAEVTARRFQRHPTATTAGDQPTVVEESTDGKRFAYPPQLFIVDGGKPQVNAAAEVFAELGITDVTLVGLAKRLEELWLPDDDEPVIIPRGSSALYMLQQIRDEAHRFAVTYHRQQRSKRLRVSALDDIPGVGPTRKAQLMRTFGSVKRLREAAVEDIAAIPGFGAKRAAQLFAALHPQDGASSAVEEAGKQALARNVDSAAEP; encoded by the coding sequence GTGGCGGATCCGTCCACCTATCGCCCGGCTCCCGGATCTATTCCCACAGATCCTGGGGTGTATAAGTTTCGAGACGCTGAGCAACGGGTGATCTATGTTGGCAAAGCAAAGTCGCTTCGCCAGCGGTTGAACTCGTATTTTGCTGATCTTTCCCAGCTGCATCCCCGCACCCGGCAGATGGTTACAGCGGCGTCATCAGTGGAGTGGACAGTAGTCGGCTCTGAGGTCGAGGCCTTGCAGCTGGAATATACCTGGATCAAAAAATTCGATCCACGGTTTAACGTGAAATATCGGGATGATAAAAGCTACCCGTATCTCGCAGTCAGCGTTGGTGAACAATTCCCGCGTGCCTTCGTCTATCGCGGACCGCGAAAGCGCACTATTCGCTACTTTGGCCCCTATTCACATGCGTGGGCGATTAGGGAAACACTGGACTTGCTGACCCGAGTGTTTCCGATGCGTACCTGCTCGAAGGGAGTGTTTCAGCGGCATCAAACCTTGGGGCGCCCTTGTCTTTTGGGATACATTGATAAATGTTGCGCCCCATGTGTTGATCGGGTGAGCGCCGCCGAGCATCGTGAGATTGTAGACGGTTTTGTTCGGTTCATGGCCGGGCGAACGGATCAGGTCGTGGCAACACTAACGCAACAAATGCAGGCAGCAAGTGAAGAATTAGATTTCGAAAAAGCTGCTCGTCTGCGCGATGATTTGGGGGCAATCGAAAAAGTCATGGAACGTCAAGCTGTCGTGTTTGGCGATGGTACCGACGCTGACGTTCTAGCCGCCTACATCGACGAATTAGAAGTTTCCCTTCAACTGTTTCATGTGCGGCAAGGCCGTATTCGCGGCCAGCGTGGATGGGTGGTGGAACGTTCAGGGCAACGGGGAAACGCCGCGCTTGGTGACGGTACCGGGCTGCCAGACAATCAGGGGGATAACGAGCATAAAGGTCGCAACACAGATTCGGCTGACGATGCTGTCTCCACGGATGCTGTACCAGCTGATGTTGCTGAATTGGTGCAGCATTTTCTGGTGCAGTTTTATACCGACGCGGTGGAAGCCACAGGAGAGGTCGATACTGCGATAACGCGTCGTGGTGTTGACCGAGATGAGCATCGTGATCTCAGCGAGGTATCCCCGGTTCCGAAGGAAGTATTGCTCAACGTCGCTCCAGCTGATGTGGAGCAGACGGCCGCATATCTGTCACGGCTGCGTGGCAGTACTGTTGCTGTGCGGATTCCGCAGCGAGGTGAAAAGGCTGCGCTACTCGAGACAGTCGAAAAGAATGCAGCCGAGGCGCTGAGACGGCATAAAACCAAACGGGTTGGTGATCTTACTGCCCGATCAGAGGCGTTGAACGATATCGCGGCGGCGTTAGGTATGTCGCAGGCTCCATTGCGAATTGAATGTACTGACATCTCCCATATTTCTGGGCATGATGTGGTTGCCTCACTGGTGGTGTTCGAAGATGGGTTGCCGAAGAAAAGTGACTATCGTCGCTATAAGATTCGCTACGCCGCTGGTGATGGCCACTCCAACGATGTCGCCTCTATTGCGGAAGTGACCGCGCGTCGTTTTCAACGGCATCCTACGGCAACAACCGCCGGTGATCAGCCCACTGTGGTGGAAGAATCCACTGACGGGAAACGGTTCGCCTATCCGCCGCAACTTTTCATAGTTGATGGTGGCAAACCCCAGGTCAATGCGGCAGCTGAAGTGTTCGCTGAATTGGGTATCACCGATGTGACGCTGGTCGGGTTGGCAAAACGTTTGGAGGAATTATGGCTTCCTGACGATGACGAACCGGTGATTATTCCGCGTGGTTCGTCGGCGTTGTACATGTTGCAGCAGATCAGGGACGAAGCGCACCGCTTTGCAGTTACTTATCATCGCCAGCAACGGTCGAAACGGCTTCGGGTCTCCGCGCTCGATGATATTCCTGGTGTTGGGCCTACCCGAAAAGCGCAGTTGATGCGCACGTTTGGCAGTGTGAAGCGCCTCCGGGAAGCGGCAGTGGAAGACATTGCGGCAATTCCCGGATTTGGGGCAAAACGTGCAGCACAGCTCTTCGCAGCTTTGCATCCTCAAGATGGTGCGAGCTCGGCAGTAGAGGAGGCGGGCAAACAGGCTTTGGCGCGTAATGTTGACTCGGCAGCCGAGCCCTAA
- a CDS encoding PH domain-containing protein has protein sequence MSVNNAAQSNDLVQYAIADGASTSLNPWEFEHKSKRLVVVAWIAVAVIMAVHIFMAIVVGIGDTGVRVTPIDQWSFVGLGIVFSAVALGITRPRVRANCDGVEVRNFTVARFYPWQVVYGLSFPKTARWARLELPEFEFVPLMAFQAADGEHVVTAVRKFSELEDKYMPED, from the coding sequence GTGTCAGTAAACAATGCTGCTCAAAGCAATGATCTGGTGCAATATGCCATAGCCGACGGTGCGTCCACGTCGCTGAATCCGTGGGAATTTGAACACAAATCCAAGCGGCTAGTCGTTGTCGCCTGGATTGCAGTAGCAGTGATTATGGCAGTGCACATCTTTATGGCTATCGTCGTCGGTATCGGCGACACCGGAGTGCGTGTCACACCCATTGATCAGTGGTCATTTGTTGGCCTAGGGATCGTGTTTTCAGCTGTGGCTTTGGGTATTACCCGTCCACGGGTGCGCGCTAACTGTGACGGTGTTGAGGTGCGGAACTTCACCGTTGCCAGGTTCTACCCGTGGCAAGTGGTCTACGGGTTGTCCTTTCCGAAAACTGCCCGGTGGGCGCGTCTTGAACTGCCAGAGTTTGAATTTGTGCCATTGATGGCCTTTCAAGCGGCAGACGGCGAACATGTAGTAACGGCTGTCCGAAAATTCTCGGAATTGGAAGACAAATACATGCCGGAGGACTAA
- a CDS encoding riboflavin synthase — MFTGIVHNVGTVKVRRDLEDACEFVITAPALPSEVLHGNCMAVNGCCLTVSEVDGDDFTVLVMLDTLSVTNLKRLSVGDKVNLENPLTLATPLGGHMVQGFVDIEVQLLQRKSFANFDTLRFGIPDEFNAYIVNKGPVALDGVSLTVFERGTDWFEVSMIPMTLDDTIFGELPEGAYVNLEVDLFAKYVESMLAMREMRDLPPQSHTA; from the coding sequence ATGTTTACCGGAATCGTGCATAACGTTGGCACCGTAAAAGTTCGTCGCGACTTGGAAGATGCCTGCGAATTTGTCATCACCGCACCGGCACTGCCGAGCGAGGTACTGCACGGCAACTGTATGGCAGTCAACGGCTGTTGCCTGACTGTGTCTGAAGTGGACGGCGACGACTTCACAGTGTTGGTGATGTTGGATACGCTTTCGGTAACCAATCTCAAGCGCCTCTCGGTGGGGGACAAGGTCAACCTGGAAAACCCCCTGACCCTGGCAACCCCTCTCGGCGGCCACATGGTGCAAGGCTTCGTCGATATCGAAGTGCAGCTTTTGCAGCGTAAATCCTTCGCCAACTTTGACACCTTGCGTTTCGGTATTCCTGACGAGTTCAACGCCTATATTGTGAATAAAGGTCCGGTGGCTCTTGACGGTGTGTCACTAACGGTATTTGAACGGGGTACCGACTGGTTTGAAGTGTCGATGATCCCGATGACCCTCGATGACACAATTTTCGGGGAACTTCCAGAAGGCGCATACGTCAACCTTGAAGTTGATCTGTTCGCTAAATATGTTGAGTCGATGCTGGCAATGCGAGAGATGCGTGATCTTCCCCCGCAGAGCCATACCGCCTAG
- the rpe gene encoding ribulose-phosphate 3-epimerase: MAAPIIAPSILAADFAYLARDIAAVDNADWIHVDIMDGHFVPNLSFGPDITAAAHRVTDLPLDVHLMIENPGKWVDQYVDAGARTVIIHQEAASDWRAICKHLRSSGVNAGVAIKPGTSVSTIIDHLAEIDEVLIMSVEPGFGGQSFMPEVLDKVVALRQRIDEENHPTVINIDGGINQDTIAQAAAAGVDAFVAGSAVFRAADPASEVEQLRRLAAAGNPRLQ; encoded by the coding sequence ATGGCGGCACCAATTATTGCCCCTTCCATACTGGCAGCCGACTTCGCATATCTTGCCCGCGATATTGCTGCGGTGGACAACGCTGATTGGATTCACGTTGACATCATGGACGGTCATTTTGTGCCGAATTTGAGCTTTGGCCCTGACATCACCGCAGCCGCACATCGCGTCACCGACCTGCCACTGGATGTGCATCTCATGATCGAAAACCCCGGCAAATGGGTCGACCAGTATGTGGATGCCGGCGCCAGAACGGTCATTATTCATCAGGAAGCTGCCAGCGATTGGCGAGCGATCTGCAAACACCTGCGCAGCAGTGGAGTCAACGCAGGTGTGGCAATCAAACCAGGTACCTCTGTTTCGACAATTATCGATCATCTTGCAGAGATTGATGAAGTGCTCATTATGAGTGTTGAACCAGGGTTCGGTGGACAATCCTTCATGCCTGAGGTGCTCGATAAGGTGGTTGCCTTGCGGCAGCGTATCGATGAGGAGAACCATCCGACGGTAATCAATATCGACGGCGGAATTAACCAAGACACTATTGCCCAAGCTGCAGCTGCCGGTGTTGATGCGTTCGTGGCCGGTTCGGCAGTATTCCGGGCAGCTGATCCTGCAAGTGAAGTCGAGCAGCTGCGACGGTTGGCGGCTGCCGGGAACCCGCGGCTGCAATAA
- a CDS encoding RsmB/NOP family class I SAM-dependent RNA methyltransferase has protein sequence MHGVDKARQVAVTVLTRVREDEAYANLLLPNLLEQSGLIGRDAAFATEITYGTLRTIGVLDTLLDEISSRPLNQLDGVVLDCLRLGVYQVLYTRVEAHAAVDTTVRLAQGLVGNQVTGFVNALMRTATRLPAKQWFARLAPQDPLANLAFHHAHPVWIAEALATALAAHRIGDVAPAAIQQALADPAMHEELGRALAADSARPVVHLVARPGELTVEELCALTGAEPATYSPYGAYLPGGRPGDDPIFAERLASVQDEGSQLIARLAATAPLDGADQGRWLDLCAGPGGKAALLTALATIDGAHVDAVEPMPHRAALVRQALQGLDPHSWTVHVGDGRSVELAGEYDRILVDAPCSGLGALRRRPEARWRKTADSIPELNTLQQALLDRAIQLVRPGGIVVYATCSPHVEETRHIVDTALAAHPEITEQPVADLLCGMPDTGAFASAQMWPHLHGTDAMFVSLLRKSPNLP, from the coding sequence CTGCACGGGGTGGACAAAGCCCGGCAGGTAGCAGTGACGGTTCTGACTCGGGTGCGGGAAGATGAGGCCTATGCCAACTTGTTGCTGCCAAACCTGCTGGAACAGTCTGGTCTGATCGGTCGAGATGCCGCATTCGCCACGGAGATCACCTATGGCACCCTGCGGACTATCGGTGTGCTTGACACGCTGCTCGACGAGATTTCTTCCCGACCACTCAACCAACTCGACGGAGTTGTGCTGGACTGTTTACGCTTGGGTGTCTACCAGGTGTTATACACCCGGGTGGAGGCTCATGCCGCAGTCGATACGACGGTTCGTCTCGCCCAGGGGCTAGTCGGTAATCAAGTCACCGGATTCGTCAACGCACTAATGCGAACCGCAACACGGCTACCAGCAAAGCAATGGTTCGCGCGCCTTGCTCCGCAAGACCCGCTCGCCAACCTGGCGTTCCACCATGCGCATCCGGTGTGGATCGCCGAGGCGCTCGCCACCGCCTTGGCGGCTCATCGAATCGGCGACGTTGCCCCTGCAGCGATCCAGCAGGCGCTAGCAGACCCGGCAATGCACGAAGAACTCGGCCGGGCACTGGCTGCCGACTCGGCGCGACCAGTGGTCCATCTGGTGGCACGGCCTGGGGAGCTCACCGTTGAGGAACTGTGTGCGTTGACCGGCGCCGAACCGGCGACATATAGCCCATATGGGGCGTATCTTCCCGGAGGCCGTCCGGGGGACGATCCGATTTTCGCTGAGCGCCTTGCCAGCGTGCAAGATGAAGGCTCCCAACTCATTGCGCGCTTAGCTGCCACAGCCCCACTGGACGGCGCCGATCAAGGCCGCTGGCTTGATTTGTGCGCGGGTCCTGGTGGCAAAGCAGCACTGCTCACAGCTCTTGCCACTATTGACGGAGCCCACGTTGATGCTGTCGAACCCATGCCGCATCGAGCCGCCCTGGTACGCCAAGCGCTGCAAGGACTCGACCCCCATTCGTGGACAGTCCATGTTGGTGACGGTCGAAGCGTTGAGCTTGCCGGCGAATATGACCGCATTTTGGTCGATGCTCCCTGTTCCGGGCTTGGGGCGCTGCGTCGACGACCAGAGGCACGATGGCGCAAAACCGCAGACAGCATTCCCGAACTGAACACGCTGCAACAAGCACTGCTCGATCGAGCGATACAACTCGTCCGCCCCGGCGGCATTGTGGTGTATGCAACCTGTTCGCCGCATGTGGAAGAAACACGCCACATCGTCGACACTGCGCTGGCCGCCCATCCTGAGATCACCGAACAACCCGTGGCCGATCTGTTGTGCGGTATGCCAGACACCGGTGCCTTCGCCTCGGCACAAATGTGGCCACATCTGCACGGCACCGACGCTATGTTCGTTTCGCTGCTGAGAAAATCACCCAACCTCCCCTAA
- the fmt gene encoding methionyl-tRNA formyltransferase, with the protein MRLVFAGTPLPAALCLQALLEQQQHEIVGVMTRPDARRGRGRTLHPSPVKELALQAGIPVVETTTLRAGDPAGDAARAQLQAWQPDCVPVVAFGALIPKDLLSIAPHGFVNVHFSLLPRWRGAAPVQAAIAAGDSTTGVTTFRIDEGLDTGDVLLTTSVPIDDTTTAEALFHTLVARGGRLLCETMDQLAAGSVVAQPQTGEPTYAAKFTAADAQVDVTASATAISRQVRAFTPSPGAWLMWDDMRLKVADPQVVAAAEMAGTGAPGSIVMLGEKPVMRCGDGNGIAFGRLQPPGKPMMEAAAFVRGRREFERAQLS; encoded by the coding sequence ATGCGTCTGGTGTTTGCGGGAACCCCGCTGCCGGCAGCACTGTGTTTACAGGCGCTGCTGGAGCAACAACAACACGAAATTGTCGGGGTGATGACCCGCCCAGATGCCCGCCGGGGACGTGGCCGCACGTTGCATCCTTCCCCGGTGAAAGAGCTTGCGTTGCAGGCGGGCATACCGGTAGTGGAAACCACTACGCTACGGGCAGGGGATCCGGCCGGGGACGCGGCACGTGCCCAGCTGCAAGCCTGGCAGCCTGATTGTGTTCCCGTGGTGGCGTTCGGGGCACTGATTCCGAAGGATTTGTTGTCGATCGCGCCGCACGGATTTGTCAACGTGCACTTTTCGTTACTGCCACGCTGGCGTGGTGCTGCCCCCGTGCAGGCGGCGATTGCCGCCGGTGACAGCACCACCGGGGTGACTACCTTCCGCATTGACGAAGGGCTCGACACTGGTGATGTGCTGCTGACAACTTCGGTACCGATCGACGACACCACTACCGCTGAAGCACTATTTCATACGCTGGTGGCGCGCGGTGGCAGGTTGCTGTGCGAAACTATGGATCAACTCGCGGCCGGCAGTGTAGTGGCTCAGCCACAAACCGGGGAACCAACCTATGCGGCAAAATTTACCGCCGCCGACGCGCAGGTGGATGTGACGGCATCTGCCACCGCGATCAGTAGGCAGGTACGGGCGTTTACTCCCTCCCCAGGGGCGTGGCTGATGTGGGATGATATGCGGCTTAAAGTTGCCGACCCGCAGGTGGTGGCGGCCGCCGAGATGGCCGGCACTGGTGCACCGGGCTCGATTGTGATGCTTGGCGAGAAGCCGGTGATGCGCTGCGGTGACGGAAACGGCATCGCCTTTGGGCGGCTGCAGCCGCCCGGAAAACCAATGATGGAGGCGGCCGCGTTTGTTCGTGGCCGACGTGAATTCGAAAGGGCACAACTGTCGTGA
- a CDS encoding primosomal protein N', with translation MTDTRAHQFPGSVARVLPLVGVATVDRLFDYAIPPELQGVCQPGCRVRIRFAGRRIDGLVWEVADETTHEGALSPIVQMLGDVPVMPPVMQRVCDSLTERYAAVTSDVVRAMLPPRHKGAEQADFATPFADLGAAEEPDLSPWAMYQRGQAFVEAVLSGKPARAAWQILPGDDGMVALAALVCKVAIDGGGVVCVLPHQRQVDRLAAACREWLAAKQITVFTANLGPQARYRRFLAALQGQARLVIGTRSAVFSPVEHLRLLVVVDDGSDQLVDPRAPYIHAREAATTIAAKRQAALLFASQGRTAEVQYFVESGWVHDILPSSDRIRAAAPLVRATADSDAALARDPLANRARIPQLAFTSIREALARNASVLVQVPRAGYVPALACQRCRTPARCRWCGGPLAWPDTHSVLECRWCGRPDGAYRCGECGGTQLRSQVVGVHRTAEELGRAFAPTPIVTSGGSHIVDELEPGPARLVIATPGAEPVCPGGYGAAVLLDGWATVGRQDLRAWERGLRQWIRAMSLVQSRSTGATVTIVAEASLPPVQAAIRCDPVGFASSELRKRREVHLPPAVHIAAIDAPSEVLRECAGVVQQLAEAEVLGPVAIPASQPLPGGWDETSRSSALRLYVRVPATVAARRELGQWLRRLRQRKATGACAVPLRIQVDPIDIG, from the coding sequence ATGACAGACACCCGTGCCCACCAGTTTCCTGGCAGTGTGGCACGGGTGTTGCCGTTGGTTGGGGTGGCGACGGTGGATCGTCTTTTTGATTATGCGATTCCGCCGGAACTGCAGGGGGTATGCCAGCCAGGTTGTCGGGTGCGTATCCGGTTTGCTGGGCGGCGGATTGATGGTTTGGTGTGGGAAGTCGCCGATGAGACCACCCATGAAGGTGCATTGTCGCCCATTGTGCAGATGCTGGGGGATGTGCCGGTTATGCCACCGGTGATGCAGCGGGTGTGTGACAGTTTGACGGAGCGCTATGCGGCGGTCACCAGCGATGTGGTGCGGGCGATGCTACCGCCTCGGCATAAGGGTGCCGAACAGGCCGATTTTGCCACTCCATTTGCTGATCTGGGTGCTGCGGAGGAACCCGATTTGTCGCCGTGGGCGATGTATCAGCGGGGGCAGGCGTTTGTGGAGGCTGTGCTGAGTGGAAAACCGGCACGCGCAGCGTGGCAGATTTTGCCTGGGGATGATGGGATGGTGGCGCTGGCGGCGCTGGTGTGCAAAGTAGCGATTGACGGTGGCGGGGTGGTGTGTGTTTTGCCGCACCAGCGGCAGGTGGATCGGCTTGCCGCAGCGTGCCGGGAGTGGCTGGCCGCGAAACAAATCACGGTGTTCACTGCGAATCTTGGGCCGCAGGCACGGTATCGCCGTTTTCTTGCCGCGTTGCAAGGGCAGGCACGGTTGGTGATCGGTACGCGGTCGGCAGTGTTTTCCCCGGTGGAGCATTTACGGTTGCTGGTGGTGGTCGATGACGGCAGTGATCAGCTTGTTGATCCGCGGGCGCCATATATTCACGCCCGGGAAGCGGCGACGACTATTGCCGCGAAACGGCAAGCAGCGTTGTTGTTTGCTTCCCAGGGACGTACCGCAGAAGTCCAATATTTCGTGGAAAGCGGCTGGGTGCATGACATCTTGCCCAGTTCGGACCGGATCCGAGCTGCCGCACCGCTGGTGCGGGCAACAGCCGATAGCGACGCGGCACTGGCACGGGATCCGCTTGCTAACAGAGCCCGGATTCCGCAGTTGGCGTTTACCTCGATTCGGGAGGCGCTAGCACGCAACGCGAGTGTGCTGGTGCAGGTACCGCGTGCTGGCTATGTGCCGGCGTTGGCGTGTCAACGTTGTCGTACTCCTGCGCGCTGCCGGTGGTGTGGAGGGCCACTTGCTTGGCCGGATACACATTCGGTGCTGGAGTGTCGCTGGTGTGGCCGCCCTGATGGCGCCTATCGATGCGGCGAATGCGGGGGAACCCAGCTGCGCTCGCAGGTGGTGGGGGTTCATCGCACCGCCGAAGAACTAGGACGTGCTTTTGCGCCTACCCCGATAGTTACTAGTGGGGGGAGCCACATTGTCGACGAGCTGGAACCAGGTCCTGCCCGGCTGGTGATCGCCACGCCTGGGGCGGAGCCGGTGTGTCCAGGCGGCTACGGGGCAGCGGTGCTGCTCGACGGGTGGGCTACTGTTGGCCGGCAAGATCTCAGAGCCTGGGAACGGGGTCTTCGCCAGTGGATTCGTGCCATGAGTTTGGTGCAGTCGCGGTCCACCGGGGCGACGGTCACCATTGTTGCTGAAGCATCGCTGCCGCCGGTGCAAGCAGCAATCCGCTGCGACCCGGTGGGCTTTGCAAGCAGTGAATTGCGGAAACGTCGGGAAGTACATCTGCCACCGGCCGTGCATATCGCGGCGATTGATGCACCAAGTGAAGTGTTGCGGGAATGTGCCGGTGTGGTACAGCAGCTGGCCGAAGCAGAAGTGTTAGGGCCGGTAGCTATCCCTGCAAGCCAACCGCTGCCCGGGGGGTGGGATGAAACCAGTCGCAGCAGTGCGCTGCGCCTGTACGTGCGGGTACCGGCCACAGTTGCTGCCCGGCGCGAACTTGGCCAGTGGTTGCGCCGGCTTCGGCAGCGCAAAGCAACCGGTGCCTGTGCTGTTCCACTGCGGATTCAAGTCGATCCGATCGATATTGGGTAG
- the metK gene encoding methionine adenosyltransferase produces the protein MQHATRLFTSESVTEGHPDKICDAISDLILDAMLTVDPHSRVAVETVVTTGLVHIVGEVRCSGYVEIPQLVRQKLKEIGFTSSQVGFDGATCGVTVAIGEQSAEIASGVEHSTEARGGLTEARDQAGAGDQGLMFGYATNETPELMPLPIATAHKLARRLTECRKRSIIPGLRPDGKTQVTFAYNEADEPVRIDTIVVSTQHAEDVSQDWLAEQIRTHVVDEVVAAAGLERFIDDDLQLLVNPSGSFTVGGPMGDAGLTGRKIIVDTYGGMARHGGGAFSGKDPSKVDRSGAYAARWVAKNVVAAGLADRCEVQVAYAIGRAKPVGLYVETFGTAHHGLGDEEIQAAVEQVFDLRPAAIIEDLDLLRPIYAQTAAYGHFGRDDLELPWERLDRTEQLQAAINL, from the coding sequence ATGCAACATGCAACACGTCTGTTTACCAGTGAGTCAGTCACTGAAGGCCATCCAGACAAGATCTGTGATGCGATTAGCGATCTTATTTTGGATGCAATGCTTACTGTTGATCCGCATTCCCGTGTCGCCGTGGAGACGGTGGTGACCACCGGTTTGGTGCATATCGTCGGCGAAGTGCGGTGTTCTGGGTATGTGGAGATTCCGCAGCTGGTGCGGCAAAAGTTGAAAGAGATCGGCTTTACGTCGTCGCAGGTGGGTTTTGATGGTGCCACCTGTGGGGTGACTGTGGCTATCGGTGAGCAGTCTGCGGAGATCGCCTCGGGGGTGGAGCACTCCACTGAGGCGCGTGGTGGACTCACTGAGGCGCGTGATCAGGCAGGTGCGGGGGATCAAGGGTTGATGTTTGGGTATGCCACCAATGAAACCCCAGAATTGATGCCGTTGCCGATTGCGACTGCTCATAAGCTGGCTCGTCGGTTGACGGAGTGCAGGAAGCGTTCCATCATTCCAGGATTGCGTCCGGACGGGAAAACCCAGGTGACGTTTGCCTATAACGAGGCTGATGAGCCGGTGCGCATCGACACGATTGTGGTGTCCACTCAGCATGCTGAGGATGTTTCGCAGGATTGGTTGGCAGAGCAGATTCGTACCCATGTGGTCGATGAGGTAGTGGCTGCTGCCGGCTTGGAGCGGTTTATTGATGATGATTTGCAGCTGCTGGTGAACCCTTCGGGTTCGTTTACTGTGGGCGGTCCGATGGGGGACGCCGGGCTGACCGGCCGCAAGATTATTGTCGACACCTATGGTGGGATGGCTCGCCATGGTGGTGGTGCGTTTTCTGGGAAAGATCCGTCAAAGGTTGATCGTTCAGGTGCTTATGCTGCCCGGTGGGTGGCGAAAAATGTGGTGGCTGCAGGGCTTGCTGATCGCTGCGAAGTGCAGGTTGCCTACGCTATTGGGCGGGCGAAGCCAGTCGGTCTTTATGTGGAAACCTTTGGTACCGCCCATCACGGGTTGGGGGACGAAGAAATTCAGGCTGCTGTGGAACAAGTGTTCGACCTGCGGCCGGCGGCAATTATTGAAGATCTTGATCTGCTTCGCCCAATCTATGCACAAACTGCAGCATATGGGCATTTCGGTCGGGATGATTTGGAGTTGCCGTGGGAGCGTCTTGATCGCACCGAGCAGCTGCAGGCGGCTATTAACTTGTAG